The window GGTGGTGGCGCGCATGCCGCGGCCTATCAGCCAGGATGACAAGACGCCGCCGCCGATGCTGCCGAAGTCGGCGGTCAGCCAGATCAGGATCAGCGGGATGCCCATCTGCGTCACGCTGATGCCGAGGTTGTACTGCTGGTTGAGGAACGGTGGCAGCCAGTACAGATAGAACCAGAACACCGGCGCGGTGATCGAGTAGGCCAGGGCGAAGGCCCAGGTGCCGCGCATGCGCAGGATCTGGCTGAAGGGCACCTTGACCGGCTGCGGCTCGACGTCCTGGTTGATGTAGTCCAGCTCGCTCTGCTGGACGCGCGGATGCTCTTCCGGGTTGTAGTACTTCAGCGCCCACAGCACGACCCACACCAGGCCCAGCATGGACATGGCGAGGAAGGCGGCCTGCCAGCCCCAGACGGAGAGGATCAGCGGCAGCAGCGCCGGGGTGATCATGGCGCCGACGTTGGTGCCGGCGTTGAAGATGCCGGTGGCCATGGCGCGCTCGCCGGCCGGGAACCACACGCGGGTGGTCTTCACGCAGGCCGGATAGTTGGCCGCCTCGGTCAGGCCGAGGATGAAACGGCAGACCATGAAGCCGACCGCCGAGGTCGCCAGGCCGTGAGCGCCGGTGGCGACGCTCCACAACAGCACCGCGAGGAAGAACGCACGTTTCACCCCGACCCGGTCGATGAAGCGGCCCTGCAGGACGAAGCCAATCGCGTAACCGACCTGGAACCAGAAGTTGATGTTGGCGTAATCCATCGCCGTCCAGCTCATTTCCTTGGCCAGGATCGGCTGCATCACCCCGAGCGCGGCGCGGTCGATGTAGTTCAGGGTGGTGGCGAAGAACACCAGCGCCAGCATGCCCCAGCGGGTCTTGCCGACGGCGAAGGCGCCGCGGATCTTGCTGCCGATGCTGCTGTGCATGACGGGCGCAGCCATGGGAGTGCTTTGGGATTGGAACATTTCGTGTGGCCATCCGTTCAGGGACTGGAGGTGGGGCTCACCCGCAGTCGGGACTTTTTGTTCGCTCAGCTCCGCTTGGCAAGAACTTCAGCGACCACGGGGGTGCTGTCATCCGCCAGGCCCTAGGGCTGAACCGAATCGCGCTGGCGTTTCAGTTGGGCCGAGGTTCTGGACTGCTGCTGGGGCGCTTGACTGAGGGCGCGCCGGAGCCGGTTAAGCGGCTGCGGCCCTGGGGGCTGCTGGCGCCGACATCCGGGTCTGGCTGGGCAGCGTGGGTGTCGCTGCGGATGGGGCGAGGGAACACACGAAGGGGTGTGGCTTGTGGGCCGGTCGAGCAGTAATTGCGTACATGGCATTTACCCGATTCTTGAAATTGTTATGTGTGTGGTGCGGTGGTGCGATTGCAGAACATCCGGCTGGAAAGGGCAGGTTGGGTTTCCAGGCGTTGGGGTCTATGGCTGCAATGTGTT is drawn from Pseudomonas cavernae and contains these coding sequences:
- a CDS encoding MFS transporter — translated: MFQSQSTPMAAPVMHSSIGSKIRGAFAVGKTRWGMLALVFFATTLNYIDRAALGVMQPILAKEMSWTAMDYANINFWFQVGYAIGFVLQGRFIDRVGVKRAFFLAVLLWSVATGAHGLATSAVGFMVCRFILGLTEAANYPACVKTTRVWFPAGERAMATGIFNAGTNVGAMITPALLPLILSVWGWQAAFLAMSMLGLVWVVLWALKYYNPEEHPRVQQSELDYINQDVEPQPVKVPFSQILRMRGTWAFALAYSITAPVFWFYLYWLPPFLNQQYNLGISVTQMGIPLILIWLTADFGSIGGGVLSSWLIGRGMRATTARLLSMLVFACTIVSVVFAANASGLWVAVLAIALAVGAHQAWTANIWSLVMDYTPKYMMSTVFGFGGMCAAVGGMFMTQIVGTVLTVTHNNYAVLFTMIPAMYFIALVWLYFMAPRKLPGSAD